A stretch of the Phoenix dactylifera cultivar Barhee BC4 unplaced genomic scaffold, palm_55x_up_171113_PBpolish2nd_filt_p 000275F, whole genome shotgun sequence genome encodes the following:
- the LOC120105392 gene encoding protein ALP1-like isoform X1: MYLHYMFIYHLFYLLQMFYFLHNMFSTGMGSIDNSSEENYSSEDEIVDNDNYNILLTATVGMVTEYYTKYIEKEPCRTSYQTGYKFVSEILHGNPYRCQQQFRMEKHVFINLCMELKIKYGLKASRYIPVEELVSMFLMILGHGFGNRMVQERFQHSGETVSRYFTHVLNAVLRMSKDIISPLDKEFKNIPSKIRDDHRWWPYFKDCIGAIDGTHIPVKISPSKQVPYIGRKGIPTQNVMACCDFDMRFTFVCAGWEGTAHDTRIFLDAIHRKELQFPHPPRGKYYLVDAGYPHMLGYMGPYKGERYHLPDFRRGSQPKGMHEIFNHAHSSLRCTIERTFGCWKSRWRMLSTMPNFSYHKQVQIVVASMAIHNFIRNHAIKDLEFQPYDDNEDLLPSDCLEINEPQEELSAEQSQILGNREMDILRDHIASQLIAR, from the exons ATGTATTTGcattatatgtttatatatcatttgttttatttgctacagatgttttattttttgcataatATGTTTTCTACAGGTATGGGCAGCATTGACAATAGTTCTGAGGAGAATTATTCCAGTGAAGATGAGATAGTTGATAATGATAATTATAATATTCTACTAACTGCAACTGTTGGTATGGTTACTGAATATTACACAAAATATATTGAAAAGGAGCCTTGTAGGACCTCTTATCAAACCGGATACAAGTTTGTATCAGAAATTTTACATGGCAATCCATATAGATGCCAACAACAATTTCGAATGGAAAAACATGTATTTATTAATCTGTGCATGGAATTGAAAATCAAATATGGTTTAAAGGCTTCTAGATATATTCCTGTTGAGGAGCTGGTgtctatgtttttgatgattctaggacATGGGTTTGGGAATAGGATGGTTCAAGAAAGATTTCAACATTCCGGAGAAACAGTTAGTAGATATTTCACCCATGTTTTAAATGCTGTTTTAAGGATGTCCAAGGATATTATTAGCCCGCTGgataaagagttcaaaaatattCCAAGTAAAATCCGCGATGATCATCGTTGGTGGCCTTATTTTAAGGACTGCATTGGAGCAATTGATGGCACCCATATACCAGTGAAAATTTCTCCATCCAAACAAGTACCATATATTGGCCGAAAAGGGATTCCTACACAAAATGTTATGGCTTGTTGTGATTTTGATATGCGTTTCACTTTTGTTTGTGCTGGATGGGAAGGTACTGCTCATGATACTCGTATTTTTTTAGATGCTATACACAGAAAAGAGCTCCAATTTCCACACCCACCTAGAG gtAAATATTATTTGGTGGATGCAGGATATCCTCACATGTTGGGATATATGGGGCCTTACAAAGGGGAGAGGTATCATTTACCAGATTTTCGACGTGGAAGTCAACCAAAGGGTATGCATGAAATCTTTAATCATGCACATTCCTCCCTGAGATGCACTATTGAGAGGACATTCGGATGCTGGAAAAGTAGATGGAGAATGTTGAGTACCATGCCCAACTTTTCTTATCATAAACAAGTCCAAATTGTGGTGGCTTCCATGGCTATTCATAATTTTATTAGAAATCATGCAATCAAAGATTTGGAGTTTCAGCCTTATGATGATAATGAGGATCTACTCCCTTCTGATTGTTTAGAGATTAATGAACCACAGGAAGAACTGAGTGCAGAGCAAAGCCAAATATTGGGTAACCGTGAGATGGATATTCTGCGTGATCATATTGCTTCTCAACTTATAGCTCGTTGA
- the LOC120105392 gene encoding protein ALP1-like isoform X2, with protein MGSIDNSSEENYSSEDEIVDNDNYNILLTATVGMVTEYYTKYIEKEPCRTSYQTGYKFVSEILHGNPYRCQQQFRMEKHVFINLCMELKIKYGLKASRYIPVEELVSMFLMILGHGFGNRMVQERFQHSGETVSRYFTHVLNAVLRMSKDIISPLDKEFKNIPSKIRDDHRWWPYFKDCIGAIDGTHIPVKISPSKQVPYIGRKGIPTQNVMACCDFDMRFTFVCAGWEGTAHDTRIFLDAIHRKELQFPHPPRGKYYLVDAGYPHMLGYMGPYKGERYHLPDFRRGSQPKGMHEIFNHAHSSLRCTIERTFGCWKSRWRMLSTMPNFSYHKQVQIVVASMAIHNFIRNHAIKDLEFQPYDDNEDLLPSDCLEINEPQEELSAEQSQILGNREMDILRDHIASQLIAR; from the exons ATGGGCAGCATTGACAATAGTTCTGAGGAGAATTATTCCAGTGAAGATGAGATAGTTGATAATGATAATTATAATATTCTACTAACTGCAACTGTTGGTATGGTTACTGAATATTACACAAAATATATTGAAAAGGAGCCTTGTAGGACCTCTTATCAAACCGGATACAAGTTTGTATCAGAAATTTTACATGGCAATCCATATAGATGCCAACAACAATTTCGAATGGAAAAACATGTATTTATTAATCTGTGCATGGAATTGAAAATCAAATATGGTTTAAAGGCTTCTAGATATATTCCTGTTGAGGAGCTGGTgtctatgtttttgatgattctaggacATGGGTTTGGGAATAGGATGGTTCAAGAAAGATTTCAACATTCCGGAGAAACAGTTAGTAGATATTTCACCCATGTTTTAAATGCTGTTTTAAGGATGTCCAAGGATATTATTAGCCCGCTGgataaagagttcaaaaatattCCAAGTAAAATCCGCGATGATCATCGTTGGTGGCCTTATTTTAAGGACTGCATTGGAGCAATTGATGGCACCCATATACCAGTGAAAATTTCTCCATCCAAACAAGTACCATATATTGGCCGAAAAGGGATTCCTACACAAAATGTTATGGCTTGTTGTGATTTTGATATGCGTTTCACTTTTGTTTGTGCTGGATGGGAAGGTACTGCTCATGATACTCGTATTTTTTTAGATGCTATACACAGAAAAGAGCTCCAATTTCCACACCCACCTAGAG gtAAATATTATTTGGTGGATGCAGGATATCCTCACATGTTGGGATATATGGGGCCTTACAAAGGGGAGAGGTATCATTTACCAGATTTTCGACGTGGAAGTCAACCAAAGGGTATGCATGAAATCTTTAATCATGCACATTCCTCCCTGAGATGCACTATTGAGAGGACATTCGGATGCTGGAAAAGTAGATGGAGAATGTTGAGTACCATGCCCAACTTTTCTTATCATAAACAAGTCCAAATTGTGGTGGCTTCCATGGCTATTCATAATTTTATTAGAAATCATGCAATCAAAGATTTGGAGTTTCAGCCTTATGATGATAATGAGGATCTACTCCCTTCTGATTGTTTAGAGATTAATGAACCACAGGAAGAACTGAGTGCAGAGCAAAGCCAAATATTGGGTAACCGTGAGATGGATATTCTGCGTGATCATATTGCTTCTCAACTTATAGCTCGTTGA